The Leucothrix mucor DSM 2157 DNA window AGCTTGATGCAAAATTAGTTGCAGAAAGTATTGCAAATCAGCTGGAACGTCGTATTATGTTCCGCCGTGCTATGAAGCGAGCAGTTAGTAATGCTATGCGTCTTGGCGCACTTGGAATCAAGATAATGGTTTCAGGTCGTCTTAACGGTGCAGAAATTGCTCGTACTGAATGGTACAGAGAGGGACGTGTTCCACTTCATACCTTGCGTGCAGATATCGATTACGCCATTTCCAGAGCCAACACTACCTATGGTGTGATTGGTATTAAGGTTTGGATTTATAAAGGCGAGGTTTTTGATCTCGAGCAGAAGCAAGCCAGTTCTAGCCAGAAAAACGGCAAGAAAAAGTAGAATAGAGGTTCGAGATGTTACAGCCTAAAAGAACGAAATTTCGTAAGCAGTTTAAAGGACGTAACCGTGGCTTGGCCGTTACTGGTAGTAGCGTAAGCTTCGGTGAGTTTGGTTTGAAATCTGTTGATCGTGGTAGATTAACGGCTCGCCAGATTGAGTCTGCACGTCGTGCAATGACTCGTCACATTAAACGTGGTGGTAAAATTTGGATACGTGTTTTCCCTGATAAGCCAATTACTAGTAAGCCTCTTGAAGTGCGTATGGGTAAAGGTAAGGGTAACGTTGAATACTGGGTTTGCCAGATTCAGCCAGGCCGTATGTTATATGAGATGGAAGGTGTTTCCGAAGAGTTAGCCAGAGAAGCTTTCGCTTTGGCTGCCGCTAAACTTCCGGTAAAAACTGTATTTGTTACACGGCAGGTGATGTGATGAAAGCTAGTGAACTTCGTAGTAAAAGTGCTGAAGAGCTGAATGAAGAGCTTCTTGGTACATTGAAAGAGCAGTTTGCTTTACGTATGCAGCGTGCAACAGGTCAGCTGGCTCGTCCATCAGATATGAAAAATGCACGGCGTAAAATTGCAAGAATTAAAACAATTCTTGCAGAAATGCAGTCTACAGGT harbors:
- the rplP gene encoding 50S ribosomal protein L16 is translated as MLQPKRTKFRKQFKGRNRGLAVTGSSVSFGEFGLKSVDRGRLTARQIESARRAMTRHIKRGGKIWIRVFPDKPITSKPLEVRMGKGKGNVEYWVCQIQPGRMLYEMEGVSEELAREAFALAAAKLPVKTVFVTRQVM
- the rpsC gene encoding 30S ribosomal protein S3, with the protein product MGQKVNPTGIRLGISTDWRSKWYAEGKEYSRFLHKDLEVRSFLEKKLSNASVSRIQIERPAKSAFITIHTARPGVVIGQKGADIERLRQEAAKLMQIHPNNVKLNIEEIRKPELDAKLVAESIANQLERRIMFRRAMKRAVSNAMRLGALGIKIMVSGRLNGAEIARTEWYREGRVPLHTLRADIDYAISRANTTYGVIGIKVWIYKGEVFDLEQKQASSSQKNGKKK
- the rpmC gene encoding 50S ribosomal protein L29, with amino-acid sequence MKASELRSKSAEELNEELLGTLKEQFALRMQRATGQLARPSDMKNARRKIARIKTILAEMQSTGK